In Maniola jurtina chromosome 2, ilManJurt1.1, whole genome shotgun sequence, the following proteins share a genomic window:
- the LOC123874933 gene encoding E3 ubiquitin-protein ligase CCNB1IP1-like, with the protein MVLDMVCNFRKCRRSLTSHAWVTTCSHAFCVEHGQREFKRNAENSLTCPACGSELRDKFDVIQADLKPSETFKSIVLAGLKPDAIMDVAMRAMSFWSYQVEQETLYQEGLAKHAKEKLNCLEEVNTLSVQKLKAELETYKRKINSIQTDFNKKKKQSEELAARLEEKTRQIQKLTFQLDAQKRKDFRLPNFEDKNDHDNQEKCFNITDLVAKRAASEAFVFRPMKETDNSFRLCSPKTPVFDFRNKNKKQGFQFRPFHS; encoded by the coding sequence atggttttAGATATGGTATGTAATTTTCGCAAATGCAGAAGATCCTTAACCAGTCACGCGTGGGTTACGACATGTTCACATGCTTTTTGCGTCGAACATGGTCAACGGGAATTTAAAAGGAATGCAGAAAATTCTCTAACATGTCCCGCGTGTGGGAGTGAACTGCGCGACAAATTCGACGTTATCCAAGCCGATCTTAAACCAAGTGAGACATTTAAATCAATTGTGTTAGCGGGTTTGAAACCCGACGCTATCATGGACGTGGCCATGCGCGCGATGTCTTTTTGGTCATATCAAGTCGAACAAGAGACGCTATATCAAGAGGGTCTAGCAAAACATGCTAAAGAAAAACTTAATTGTCTAGAAGAAGTGAACACTCTTAGCGTTCAGAAGTTAAAAGCAGAATTAGAAACGTACAAACGTAAAATTAATTCAATacaaactgattttaataagaaaaagaaaCAATCAGAAGAACTCGCGGCACGTTTGGAAGAAAAAACGAGACAAATACAGAAGTTAACATTTCAACTCGATGCCCAGAAGAGGAAAGACTTTCGATTACCAAATTTTGAAGATAAAAATGACCACGATAATCAGGAGAAATGTTTCAATATAACAGACTTGGTCGCCAAACGAGCAGCATCAGAAGCTTTTGTATTTAGACCGATGAAAGAAACTGACAATTCATTCAGACTATGTTCACCGAAAACTCCTGTTTTCGATTtcagaaacaaaaataaaaagcaagGATTCCAGTTCAGACCTTTCCATTCAtag